The Emys orbicularis isolate rEmyOrb1 chromosome 9, rEmyOrb1.hap1, whole genome shotgun sequence genomic sequence TGGCATCTATTAACAGGTCCACCGGGGCTATTCACCAtaccaatgggcctctgtgtaAAGCCGAAGTAGTCAGACGCGGCTCCCTAGGCTCCTGCCTGATTTTCTCCCCCCAGCACTAGTCTTGACCCCAAGACCCCATTCTTTACCTTTACATTGGATTGGGAGGAAAGCGGACATTCCCCAAAGGAATTTGTGTAGGCCAAGGGCCACATCCTGCTCTGATTTACACGCCGTGCTGGCTTCAAGGAGGCTGCACTGGGTATATCTGTCAGAGCAGAATTGGACACCTAGATGCATTTGCTGAACTGGGCTGAAGGGTTTTGGAGAGACCTGGGACCAGTAGTTTCTGGCTGGCAGCCAGACTGTGGATTTCTTGGTTTCTGTAAGCAACCCACAAGACTCTTTGGTAAGCACGTTAGGAACGTGATGAAGCCACCGACCCAAATAGAAATAAGCAGTTTTGCTGGTCAATCCTGAACCATGTTCCTATTTCCCTCTGCTTGTCACAGGGCCCGAAAAATTCTGACCGATCCCTTTTGTGGCCCACAGTTCCAACGACAATAAAGGCATTCTCCCTATCACTGAAATCTTTATAGGACTGAAGCCAATGGACTGACTGGCTCAGGATCTAGCAGGATTAGTCCCCAAGTAAAAACAGTGggtattgttaaaaaaaaagtgcaggcAGCCACAACTGTGTCGGAGCTAACAGAAGCTGTGGGTGCTCaatcacttctgaaaagcagGACAAAAATCTTCACCGTGGTTGAAAACCTCATTGACTATAGGAAGTATTGTGGGCTGGGCTTGGAATACATTTCAAGAAGGCCATAACTTTAATATCACATGCTTGGCTACTTCATTCTTGTCAAAATTATCATGGTCTCTTAACTGCACAATTCCCAACAAGGGTTTCCAGATAAAGAAAGAATGAACTAAGAGCAAAGACttaattaaattttatttattggTTCTATTGTTAAATTACACAATCAAAGTCAGTGGATCGGTTTGTAAATCTACACAATAAGACAGCAGTCTACAGTGGAAACCAGTAGAATTTATATGTTTATGACAAAACCTTATATCCTTATATTCATACATCCCCTATATACAATAAACAGTATACACAAAGAAAATGCAACTAGTCTTTGTAAACCATGCACGCCACAGCATAAAAACAAAATGCATCTTCTGCAACAGGCCTTCCAACTGGCTTGGCTTTAAGTCCTGTTTACAGCAATGCCTTTCAGttttaagagtggcttattttCCCCCATAAAAACCAAAATACAGTGGAGACACCATATTGGCGAATGGACTTCTCGTTAGAAAGAATGCACAGCACATGAAGTTATTTTATTTCCCACATTGCTAAGATAATTCATTTTATTCTTTTCCAGTTTTCCCCGTCAGCACCACCACCAGAATGTCTGATGTAACAGGAGCTTTAGACAACTTAGGCATGGAGCCATCGATGTGCGTTTTAAAGCCTTCTAATTTGTATGCCTCCTGCTGCCCTACCTGTGCATTTACCATTACAGATGAAAGGATATAGTGGAAATGAGCATTGTAAGCATCATACATATTGGAACAAGGAAGGCCATGTGTGGATAGCTTCCCTCACTCACCAATAACAAGGGGGCCAGTCAAGTTAACACAAGTCTACACAAAATATAACAAGCACATTAATTGAAATTGCCAGTTAGTACAATGCTTGAGAGCATGGTGGGCTACATATAAAATTTCTAAACTTGCCTAATTTATAACTGGAATCTTTACAGTTGTTTTGCATAGAGATTTGTACGATCAAATCACATTTCTTGTCCTTACCCCTCACGTTATCACCCTGTTGCTTTCAAGTTAAATGATCTAAGTGTTATTGCCAGCAAAAGGCATCCTCGAGATCTGCTCTGGATGAGACTGCCTGACAGGAGTACTTTCAGAATAATCTCTAAATCTAGAGCCTCGGGAATACTCTTTCTTGGGTTAGGTACTCATCCCATTTTACCGCACAACCTTCTTTTACTGTATAACTATGGCTATATACTCATATTTGTTGCAATCTCTTATAATTGTCTACAATCTGTCAGCACTAAAAAGGGCTCTAAAGCATTAGAAAAAAGAGTCTGATTTTTACATTCTGCAGTTAAGATTTACCAAAAGCAAATCATAATTCAAGTGTAAATCTACTTCACCTCCAATTGGTCACGAATAACCAAAGCAATTATTTGAAAAATGTTGCCAGGATTAgagatgggtttttttgtttgtttgttttttagacaGACACTATACAAACATTCACAAGATAATTTCTTAGAAAGACTCTCCTGTCTTAAATCACCAAATATTCAGCATGtggtaaatgcaacatgtattccAATGTATAAGAAAAACTGTTAAAACTGGATACTATTATAAGAGTATAATTTTGAGAAGATATCATGAAACATGAAGATGTGACATAATTTTTCCAGAATGTTTAAAATTATAGCGCcctgaaaaattctgaaaatagTGTCCTTAACATTGACTTTCAGTTCAGAAAAGTgtagtgttgcttttttaatgtGAGATAGACCAAGCTTAAAACTCTTTGCAGTAGGtagaaaaagtttaaaatattaaatatttatataactaGTCAAATtacttctatttttttaaaagccaataTTATACACAAAAGGAgtcaatttttttcttctaaacCTTTATTGTTCGTTTCACTGTCTTGTAATTTGGTAAATATCGCAAGCAGTTGGGGGCGTTAGAAAtacataattaaaattaaaaaaaaatcaaagaggaAAGGTTTTGCAGGGATGCTTTATTGTGTTCGTGTGTTAAATGCTCATTACTAGAAAATCAATTTGCTTCCGAGGGAGGTTTAACAGTGCATCACGTCACATTTCCAACACCCCATTTCATACTGAGAACtaatttaaggattttttttttttaaatgtccaagcAACAATTTCCGGAGAGCCTACCTGGCTTGTGTTTCATAAATAATCCAACAAACCTAAAAAGGACAATTTAATTACACAGTAAGGTTAAGTTTTCCACATACAGTACAACATTTAATGCAAAGGCAACTGCAAAGGCAACATTTTAACCTCTTTTGCTTCAAATATTTAAGAAGTGTAATTTGTTTGGACTAACATTGTCGTCTATGAGTTGTATGGTTTTTGTTTATGGTATTCAACTAGTCTAACTTAAAAGATTTCAGTCCCCATTATCGCCACCGTTCCACATTCCCTATGTAATCAGTAGTTGAATTATCATCACTCTGTTCTTTATTGTGGGCTTGTTTTGCCTTCAGGATCTTCCGTTGCTCTTGGCGCTTCCGCCTGGCTTCTTGGTGTTCTTTCTGTCGCATGTACTGATACCTTTGCAAAAAAAGGTCTTTTGCATAATCATACAACTCCATGTCTAAAAAATTGAGGGTCTCGATGTGTTTTTGAGTCTGCTCGTCTATTTCCACACTAGAGGCCCTTGTGCTATTGTACTGTGTGAACGGCGCGATGAAGTTCATGTTAAAAGTTTTTTCAAACAGATACTGAGTCTTCCTTTGAAACTCCGTAAGGCCAAAGAAAGCCATACGTTTCAGGTTCTCTTTTGCACTGTCTAGAAGAACCTTATTTCTTTGCTCTTCTGGCATGACAGACAAGTTGTAACATCCAACCAAGCTTAGGTCAGACAGCATGCGGACCTGCCGATTATTGGCTAGATTGTACGGACAATCCATAAATTCCTTAAGGGAACAGCCTGACCAGTCGTCCCCTGTGTAACAACTGGGTAACTCTTCAGTAGTTGGAGATCTTCCATCACACACGTGTAAGGAAGCCTTCCACGTTGCTCCTCTCTGGACATGTCTCCATTCactcaaatatcgggacacagGGTCGCGCAGGATTGTAATATAGTAAAAGTTCCtgggaaggggagaaaagaaaaggcaaaGTGTGTTTAACCAGGTAGATCTCTGGCATACATTGCTTTAGCAGTCACAATCTATGGATGTTTGGATAAGCTTAGTTAATAAGCTTTAGAAACTCTAGTGAAAATATAATGTACCTAAATCCCTGAGGGGAATATAACAGCTATAGGGCATATCTTCTCTGCACCTAATCTCCCTGCTTACTGTGAGATTTGCATTTACAGGCAAAGTATAAActgaaaatataatttattttgacTTTACTAACAGTGCTTGATAGCCCGGAAACTAAATTCCTTTTCATTGTCCACTGACACATACAAAAATGTGCCTTTTCCCTGATCTGGAGGGACACGCTTTGctatggctgtgtctacactggggaacgTTACCAAACAAATTGCCACTGGTGCTGCCATTGGTGGGAGCCTTAGCGTAGACAAGACTCTGGTGACTCTTGAGTTTTCACTGCCATGTCAATTCAAGATGGCAGCCCAGCGTGCTCTACTCCAGGAAGGGGTGTAGCAGCAGGTGTACTTCCCTTATGCACAGAGCTACAGGAACCGTTCTCGGGCACGCCTCCCCGAGTTCTCAACTGCTCCTAATGCTGACCGGACTTAACATGGTTATATTCATCAGTTTCAGAGGCATTGGGGAGCTGACAGGACTAAGTAAGAACTGGTCAGACCCTCAGCCCAAATCATCTTCGTTCAGTCCTGGAGAAAAATGTGCTTCCCTAACCTCTAAAAGGCCTTATGCTGCCTGTACTGAACCCCTTCCTGGGGGTCTGTCATTTTCAATGGGGCTTGTGCTGCCTTCCGATGGCCCAATCTCAGGGGAGGGTGGGAGCAATGCATTCTTGGGCCTGGATTTTCCGATGTGAGGAAACCCTGGTAATTGTGAAATTTGATGCCAGGAGCCAGCCAGAGCCTAACGGCAcactgggaggggatgggaaAACAAAAGGGTGATTCCAGCATGGTCAGAAAAGAACCGAAAAGGCTTTGGGGCTTGTCTAAGCCCAACGTCCAAACCTTCTGAGGGGCCATCACTGGAGATGATGGGTCAGACCCTTCACTGACCAATCCCCATTATGGAATCTCACTGATTAACAGGATCACCTGGGGTCCCCAGACAGAATCTGGCACCATCCATGTTACCAGCAAAATGCAATATTCAGTGTTTGCACAAGTGAAAATGTGTTTGGGATCATTACAAACATGCAGCTTGGGGAGAACGTtaaattaagttttagtttttagtcatttacttttttctttaatgaCGAGTGCCCTCACTCTCATTTGCTCTGGCTGAGTGCTGGTCATTCATTCAACTCAAGTAACTATATATCCGTGACAGACTAATACACCATATATTTTCAATTCAAATAAACGTGTTCCTTGTACTACAGTGACATCTTCTGGTACTATGCAGGGCAgctgtagccgtgttagtcccaggatattagagacacaaggtgagtgaggttatatcttttattttttattttattttatctacttctgttggtgagagagacaagctttcaaaccacACAGAgtgaaagaagagctctgtgtagttcgaaAGCgtagctctctcaccaacagaaattggtccaataaaagatataatgtcacccaccttgtctctctaatcttcTGATACTGTAAGTTATAGTCCACAAGATGCTGCCTTGGACTACATTTCCCAACGGACCCTGAGAGCCCAGTAGTATGAATCTTTCATTAAAAGATTAGGCCCCTAAGGAGAAACAACCTGGCTCCTTTCCTCAATCAAGACAAGCAGGTGTGTTCTCACCAGCCCTTAATCTAACTGAAGTGAAATGAGCCGACAATCAGGACTTCAATAGATGAGTCACTGCACAATCccggctttatttattttttttgtctgaTACCAGTgcacaaaaagcaaacaggaaagaTAAGTAAATAACAGGAAATTAAATGATGCATTACAATATGATTTTATAGCAAAAGGATTTCCGGCTGGAGCACGGGTTTCTGTCTCGAGCATCATCGTAATGAATATGCATAGAAAAAAAATGGTGCATAAGAAGCACAAGCTCCTGCTTAAACATATATTTTGTTAAGTACTAACAAGAATGGTGTAAATCGCACGAAAGAGCAGTTTGATGTGCTGCGctgtaacagcagcagcagcaaagtgcTACCGGCTGAATTTACAGGAGACTTTATCTACAGTGCACTTTAAAACCGAGTGGGAAGAGAGATTTTTCTAGTTCGCTCATGATGGATGTGTCATTGCCCTCATGGAAGTGCACAGAGCTGGATTTAAGCTGTGATGCCTCAGGGACAAGCTACGCACAGTGTAAACATATGTACGGAGATGTCAGCGATAACAGCAGAGGGGGAGCACTTTATAATAGACACACAAAGAGGAACTGCAGACCAGGCCTCTTTTCATACAGTAACGCGGCGTGCACTGCGTAGACACTGAGGGGCTGCGTAAAGACTCCTGTAGCAAGCTCGGATTCAATCTGGGTTGCAGCCAAGGTAAATAATCTTTTACTTAACGGATGGTGTCCTTCCCGTCAAACATTTACTCTGTTTTATGCcttttgctttttatttgcctAAACCAGGGGGACAAACGAGCAAAGGCAACACAATCATACAGCCTGTATGTACTGAACAATTCCCAGGGTTTCTGGTCCGCAGAACTTCAGCCAGGGACATGTCCACAAAAGTTCCCCAGCAGCAGGAATGCTTGTTGGAAAGGGCATCTCCAATGGGCCTCGGTGTGAAACGGGTAAAAGGTAACACTGCCTAGTGGTCTTCAGACTAAGCCTTTTCTAAAGCCAATCAATGAGTAATTAGGGAGTTGTGGTTAGTGCAATCTCTGGCACGGGTTGGAGCACCAGCCATGGGGGTAAGTATCAGggggtcgccgtgttagtctgtatctacaaaaacaacaaggagtctggtggcaccttaaagactaacagatttatttgggcataagctttcatgggtaaaaacctcacttcttcggatgcatagagtgtgTGTCCCTCCAGATCAGGGAAAAGGCACATTTTTGTATGCGTCAGTGGACCCATGGGGGTAAGGAATACCACGTCTTATTCTGCAGTCATCCTCTCTGGCTGAGTTAGGGGTGGGAGTGACGGCTCCAGAGGGAGTCATCTAGCCTGAAGGATGATCTAGGCATAGCACAGCAGGCAATGGGTATGGGCAATGGTCAACGGTGGGTTCTACTATTAAACCAGAGAACCCCAAATTTATAAAAATACGAATACTGTGTATATACACGCACGTACACCTAGACACACATTACTATAAAATATGACGTTTACTGAAAagtgtttgtttatatatataaataaaacagttaaaaatggaaaatctgCAGGAATGGACAATATAACAGCTAAACTGCTAAAAGCCAGCaagtattagaaaaaaaaatacaagaaggTACCAGCTGACTTGCCAAAGACAATATTGTACCAATCTTGAAGACAGGAGATCCTGACGATCTGAATAGTTAGAGGTATAAGCTTATTGGCAGTACCAGGAAAAATCATGTCAATAAATAAACTGTCAACAAATTAAGGCCAGTTTAGAGGCAGTAGTAGGCAGCTTCAGACAAGGGCAAAGTTGCATTGATCAGATATTCACACTCTGACAGttgaggggggaaaaagtcaaaatgggGATTAAAGATGTTGGCTGTTTTCATTGGCTTCACAAAGACAGTTGATTTGGTTTGGCAGGATTCTTTATGGAAAGTAGCAAAAGCATATGGAGTTCCAGATAAGATAACCGCAATGACTCCTGCAGTACCATAAGGATTGGTGGGAAATGTAGCAACTGGTTCAAGTCAAAGTTCGGGGGCATAAAATCACCACTGCTTTTTATCACGTTCTTAAGCCGGACATTAAGAATGTTAGACTAGTTGGAGGCCATGACATTGGATGATCGAGAGTTAAGCTCTTTAGTTGATGCAGGTGACATCATACATCTGGCAGTCACGCTGGAATTAATGATGATACTCTTCGCTACCTTGGAAAATTGGTGTAGTCAACTTGGACTTACAATAAATGCCAAGATGATGAAGTGGTTGCATCTTGGAAAAGGGATAACAGATGAAGTGTTGAAATGTAGCAATGGTGAATCCATAGAACAAATAGAATCTTATGTGTATCTAGGAAGCTTGATCAGTGC encodes the following:
- the HS6ST2 gene encoding LOW QUALITY PROTEIN: heparan-sulfate 6-O-sulfotransferase 2 (The sequence of the model RefSeq protein was modified relative to this genomic sequence to represent the inferred CDS: inserted 1 base in 1 codon), translated to MEAAAGAGRRAQGXPGVLPARAVSAACAGRPALAMEDRSNKLLLALVMLFLFAVLVLQYVCPGPECQLLRLHAFSPSLADPYRAEDETPARFVPRFNFSGRDLLRRVDFNIKGDDLIVFLHIQKTGGTTFGRHLVRNIQLEQPCECKAGQKKCTCHRPGKRETWLFSRFSTGWSCGLHADWTELTNCVPAVVDSKREVKRRPSRNFYYITILRDPVSRYLSEWRHVQRGATWKASLHVCDGRSPTTEELPSCYTGDDWSGCSLKEFMDCPYNLANNRQVRMLSDLSLVGCYNLSVMPEEQRNKVLLDSAKENLKRMAFFGLTEFQRKTQYLFEKTFNMNFIAPFTQYNSTRASSVEIDEQTQKHIETLNFLDMELYDYAKDLFLQRYQYMRQKEHQEARRKRQEQRKILKAKQAHNKEQSDDNSTTDYIGNVERWR